A stretch of Alkaliphilus flagellatus DNA encodes these proteins:
- a CDS encoding cob(I)yrinic acid a,c-diamide adenosyltransferase, which translates to MRIYTKTGDSGETSLYDGKRVKKDDIRVESYGTIDELNSMLGLARNFIDDKEIVEIIYRIQRELFNVAGELATENSEKFKGKVAEEQIKYLEETIDSYLEKMPKMDKFIIPGTNKASASLHVARTICRRAERRILTLKKEEYVSDILIKYVNRLSDTIYALARYLESDLKYVEF; encoded by the coding sequence ATGAGAATTTATACTAAAACAGGGGATAGTGGAGAAACTAGTTTATATGATGGTAAAAGAGTAAAAAAAGATGATATACGTGTTGAAAGCTATGGTACTATTGATGAACTAAACTCTATGCTCGGCCTAGCAAGAAACTTTATAGATGACAAGGAAATAGTTGAAATAATATATCGTATACAAAGGGAATTGTTCAATGTTGCAGGAGAACTTGCAACTGAAAATAGCGAAAAATTCAAAGGAAAAGTAGCAGAAGAGCAGATTAAATATTTAGAAGAAACTATAGATAGCTATTTAGAAAAGATGCCAAAGATGGATAAGTTTATAATTCCTGGAACAAATAAAGCATCTGCTAGCCTTCATGTGGCAAGAACTATTTGTAGAAGAGCGGAAAGACGAATATTAACCTTAAAGAAAGAGGAATATGTTAGTGATATACTTATTAAATATGTTAATCGATTATCCGATACCATCTATGCATTAGCAAGGTACTTAGAAAGTGATTTAAAATACGTTGAATTTTAA
- the hpt gene encoding hypoxanthine phosphoribosyltransferase: MHNDVEEILFSKEDISRKVKELGEKISKDYNRDDEVVVVGVLKGANVFMADLIREIDIPVYIDFMAVSSYGYSTESSGIVRILKDLDLEIEGKHVLIIEDIIDTGLTLKYLTDNLKSRNIKSLKICTLLDKPKRRKCDLNIDYIGFEIPDKFIVGYGIDYGEKYRNLPYVASLKEETYK, encoded by the coding sequence ATGCATAATGATGTTGAAGAAATATTATTTTCGAAGGAGGATATTTCTCGTAAGGTAAAGGAATTAGGTGAGAAAATATCAAAAGATTATAATAGAGATGATGAAGTAGTTGTAGTAGGTGTGCTTAAAGGTGCCAATGTTTTTATGGCAGATCTTATACGTGAAATTGATATACCTGTTTATATTGATTTTATGGCTGTTTCTAGTTATGGATATTCTACAGAAAGCTCTGGTATAGTTAGAATATTAAAAGATTTAGACCTAGAAATAGAAGGAAAACATGTTCTAATTATAGAGGATATTATTGATACAGGATTAACTTTAAAATATTTAACAGATAATTTAAAGTCAAGAAATATTAAGAGTTTAAAAATATGTACACTACTAGATAAACCTAAAAGAAGAAAATGTGATTTAAATATTGATTATATAGGATTTGAAATACCAGATAAGTTTATTGTAGGATATGGAATTGATTATGGAGAAAAA